One window of the Dendropsophus ebraccatus isolate aDenEbr1 chromosome 12, aDenEbr1.pat, whole genome shotgun sequence genome contains the following:
- the LOC138768935 gene encoding persulfide dioxygenase ETHE1, mitochondrial-like — translation MLTSVGKVLIGGVRRYSAMAAGRGLIFRQLFEPVSCTYTYLLADANTKEAVLIDPVLETANRDAKLVKDLGLNMVYAANTHCHADHITGTGVLKKLLPGCKSVISKDSGAMADIHIQEGDLIKFGKYSLEARATPGHTDGCLTYVLNDKSMAFTGDALLIRGCGRTDFQQGCPNTLYHSVHSKIFTLPESCHLYPAHDYTGQTVTTVEEEKRLNPRLTKSEAEFVKIMNNLNLPRPKQIDIAVPANLKCGIQDD, via the exons ATGTTGACATCTGTAGGCAAGGTGCTGATCGGAGGGGTGCGGAGGTACAGCGCCATGGCGGCGGGCAGAGGACTGATCTTCAGACAG ttGTTTGAGCCTGTCAGCTGTACATACACCTACCTGCTCGCTGATGCAAACACTAAAGAAGCCGTCCTGATCGACCCCGTGCTGGAGACTGCAAATCGCGATGCAAAGCTGGTGAAAGATCTTGGCCTCAATATGGTCTATGcag CCAACACTCACTGCCATGCAGATCACATTACTGGGACGGGGGTTTTGAAGAAGCTTCTTCCCGGGTGTAAGAGCGTCATCTCTAAGGACAGTGGAGCCATGGCGGACATTCACATACAGGAAGGAGATCTCATTAAGTTTGGCAAATAT TCTCTGGAGGCGCGGGCCACTCCTGGGCACACAGACGGCTGCCTTACATATGTTCTCAATGATAAAAGCATGGCCTTCACTGGAGATGCCCTGCTCATCAGAGGCTGCGGGCGCACAGACTTCCAGCAAG GCTGCCCCAATACCCTGTATCACTCCGTCCACAGCAAGATCTTTACCCTGCCTGAAAGCTGCCACCTGTACCCGGCTCATGACTACACTG GTCAAACTGTAACAACGGTTGAGGAGGAAAAACGTCTGAATCCTCGACTGACCAAGAGTGAAGCAGAGTTTGTGAAGATCATGAATAACTTGAATCTGCCAAGACCTAAACAGATAG ACATCGCAGTTCCAGCAAACTTGAAATGCGGCATTCAGgatgactga